Proteins from one Cicer arietinum cultivar CDC Frontier isolate Library 1 chromosome 3, Cicar.CDCFrontier_v2.0, whole genome shotgun sequence genomic window:
- the LOC101491133 gene encoding ribulose-phosphate 3-epimerase, cytoplasmic isoform isoform X1, whose amino-acid sequence MGAPVIESLRKHTKAYLDCHLMVTNPLDYVEPFGKAGASGFTFHIETSKDNWKELIENIKSLGMRPGVAIKPGTSVEAVYPLFFSQVEAETPVEMVLVMTVEPGFGGQKFMPETMDKVRILRKKYPALDIEVDGGLGPSTIDMAALAGANCIVAGSSVFGAPEPAQVISLLRNSVEKAQLTY is encoded by the exons ATGGGCGCTCCAGTCATTGAAAGTTTGAGAAAGCACACAAA GGCGTATTTGGACTGTCATCTGATGGTTACAAATCCTCTTGATTATGTTGAACCTTTCGGAAAAGCTGGTGCTTCTGGTTTTACATTTCATATAGAGACATCAAAAG ACAACTGGAAAGAACTTATTGAAAACATTAAGTCACTCGGCATGAGGCCCGGCGTAGCGATAAAACCTGGGACATCTGTAGAAGCGGTTTATCCGCTG TTTTTTTCACAGGTTGAAGCTGAAACTCCTGTGGAAATGGTTCTTGTGATGACTGTAGAACCTGGATTCGGAGGACAAAAGTTTATGCCAGAGACGATGGACAAG GTACGGATACTGAGGAAGAAGTATCCAGCACTTGACATAGAG GTTGATGGTGGTTTAGGGCCTTCAACCATAGACATGGCTGCATTAGCGGGAGCAAATTGCATTGTTGCCGGAAGTTCAGTATTTGGAGCCCCTGAGCCAGCTCAAGTAATATCCTTACTGAGAAATTCTGTTGAGAAAGCCCAGTTAACATATTAA